Proteins encoded together in one Pseudomonas arsenicoxydans window:
- a CDS encoding calcium-binding protein, with translation MPLPTTPTNRNNIVNITDILTPLPITPPTESRHTTQTSENKSPLLKPNLQDLDALFGSLRIGEFSVSRVELHAMGAMINGELITSTNTYFALPDQAFIDSLEFDPDKVEHRIKAVQGHQSHIPATLLFEIATQRSTTAAPLLKESGTSTGPVQKIGSLLKSTQRLDIHKNPLPDQLPAWIDRTKSYGMSSMGAGLQAYGLYSAIIGTAEAIKKGHWGEAAINVGGGTAEIGSLIIERGLAKTGEAMIRSGAKTFEHFGRTTVGHVLSKGAGLMASVLTLPFDLYTAIKSFNDAANAKGKEAQDHYFNAALSLTSAGLSTILGGAALLGFKAAGPVGIAAAAILIVGARIYGAARTVDDIDDYIELSMHERWRAGWFAFTAQNQDQEVLDRFAVAKTYSDYAKALDSTGTEWLKNELKDSVEAVVNGRFEVQLQPTRHHKFEWDEASGESSFVTVNVPVIKETDDVYDATDGLPTGIPNALVGETGPSKGVLWQLGGGNDSIIGVRGKPNYFSYSSGIKTLNGGDKNDSFLFQSAAQSLKKAPPTGQVNTLRGGAGTDTLSLQGKHVPVRHGPDDTIYVGYDINLKSGKLGLRSADITTAPVLHSNIHSIEKVETLAGAQNLVTGSDEADYIIANGHDRINAGAGDDQIVVRGNDCSVNGGSGADTYYLNGMTHSVSITEDGEDLSVIHLGVTLEFVQDWRIRENALVISSLQNAESFQPERQLVINDVYETLTDKRSLRNPNLLFVTEDGYQLKVDLPTQINSLTELSVKVIVVVMGTPKTPPFIVNSRVQRVPCATPSSYFVARETYTTVFFVDKPGSHTPSVLYIDFDSDEITEVDAIYTVTSTPRNSFSYLSYSNTHFQISFKNTSSLLIHGSVEEDPGKKTDRGAGIMSSGWKTVHPFTLVMRNGKSYWLDFPKNAYLDDSKYPGYRVVDSAASLREKPGKYVFAKPTFDRRLLKAVAQRVEFDSVAHSSVYSLEGQASSYDLYPTDNTSLRLSTPGAAAKTSSGSTWNIYTLRLAENITREGININNNFLKIGSVHIQLPNTEASDIPLETINVIVSSGSRYRIDPLFEVSVLHAINAKSYPSIAAVVSDIIKHKQNDGLVAELISIENLRTNDATQGNIYYDTEIDNWTIDTDWSRSFRVEDLEIVK, from the coding sequence ATGCCCCTACCCACCACGCCGACAAATAGAAACAACATTGTAAACATCACAGATATATTAACACCCCTCCCCATCACACCCCCGACTGAATCCCGTCACACTACGCAAACTTCAGAAAACAAATCCCCTTTACTAAAACCCAACCTTCAAGATCTCGACGCTTTATTTGGCTCTCTGCGCATCGGGGAGTTTTCAGTTAGTCGCGTAGAACTTCATGCAATGGGTGCCATGATTAACGGCGAACTTATCACCAGCACCAATACTTATTTTGCACTACCTGATCAGGCATTCATCGATTCACTGGAGTTTGATCCTGACAAAGTCGAACACCGTATCAAAGCAGTGCAAGGACACCAGAGCCACATCCCCGCCACTCTGCTTTTCGAAATCGCCACACAACGCTCAACCACCGCAGCTCCCTTGTTAAAAGAGTCAGGCACCTCAACAGGCCCCGTTCAGAAAATCGGTAGTTTGTTGAAATCGACCCAGCGCCTGGACATCCACAAAAATCCATTGCCCGATCAATTGCCTGCCTGGATCGACAGGACCAAGAGTTATGGCATGAGCTCCATGGGCGCCGGTCTTCAGGCATATGGCCTCTACAGCGCGATTATCGGCACAGCGGAAGCGATCAAAAAAGGTCATTGGGGCGAAGCGGCAATTAATGTCGGCGGCGGCACAGCAGAAATCGGCTCGTTGATTATCGAACGCGGCCTGGCGAAAACCGGCGAGGCCATGATTCGCAGCGGAGCAAAAACTTTTGAACATTTCGGCAGAACAACCGTTGGACACGTACTGAGCAAAGGGGCCGGCCTGATGGCCAGCGTGCTGACGCTGCCCTTCGATCTCTACACTGCGATCAAATCGTTCAACGATGCCGCCAATGCCAAGGGAAAAGAAGCGCAGGACCATTACTTCAATGCCGCCCTCAGCCTCACCAGCGCAGGTCTCTCCACAATACTGGGGGGCGCCGCGCTACTCGGCTTCAAAGCTGCCGGCCCCGTGGGTATCGCCGCCGCAGCAATATTGATTGTCGGCGCCAGAATTTATGGTGCCGCACGCACGGTTGACGACATCGACGATTACATCGAATTGAGCATGCATGAGCGCTGGCGGGCGGGCTGGTTTGCCTTTACCGCTCAGAATCAGGACCAAGAGGTCCTGGATCGGTTTGCCGTCGCCAAAACCTACAGCGACTACGCCAAGGCGCTCGATAGCACCGGCACCGAATGGCTCAAAAATGAACTGAAGGACAGTGTCGAAGCGGTGGTGAACGGGCGATTTGAAGTGCAGTTGCAACCTACCCGGCACCATAAGTTTGAATGGGATGAAGCCAGCGGTGAATCCTCCTTTGTGACGGTCAACGTCCCCGTGATCAAAGAGACCGATGACGTCTACGACGCCACCGATGGCCTTCCGACAGGCATTCCCAATGCCCTTGTCGGTGAAACGGGTCCTTCCAAAGGCGTCCTCTGGCAGCTGGGCGGCGGCAACGACAGCATCATAGGCGTTAGAGGCAAACCGAACTACTTCAGCTATTCCTCCGGTATTAAAACGCTGAACGGAGGCGACAAGAACGATTCTTTCCTTTTCCAGTCCGCCGCTCAAAGCCTAAAGAAAGCGCCGCCAACCGGGCAGGTCAATACATTACGAGGCGGAGCCGGCACAGACACGTTATCGCTTCAGGGTAAGCATGTTCCGGTACGCCATGGGCCGGACGACACGATATATGTTGGGTACGACATCAATCTGAAGAGTGGAAAGCTGGGGTTACGTTCAGCGGATATCACTACCGCTCCAGTCCTGCACTCAAACATCCACTCCATCGAAAAGGTCGAAACCCTGGCCGGTGCGCAGAACCTTGTTACGGGTTCCGACGAAGCTGATTACATCATTGCGAACGGCCACGACCGCATCAATGCTGGCGCGGGCGATGATCAGATCGTCGTTCGAGGCAACGACTGCAGCGTCAATGGTGGTAGCGGTGCGGATACCTACTACCTCAACGGCATGACGCATTCGGTATCCATTACAGAAGATGGCGAAGATCTAAGCGTCATACACCTTGGTGTAACGCTTGAGTTTGTCCAGGACTGGCGCATCCGCGAAAACGCACTGGTCATTTCATCCCTGCAAAACGCGGAGTCTTTCCAGCCGGAAAGGCAGCTGGTCATTAATGACGTATATGAAACGCTGACGGACAAACGCTCATTACGAAACCCCAACCTTCTATTTGTCACCGAGGATGGGTACCAACTAAAGGTCGACCTGCCCACCCAGATAAACAGTCTGACCGAGTTGAGCGTCAAGGTCATTGTGGTGGTTATGGGAACACCAAAAACACCGCCCTTCATTGTCAACAGCCGCGTTCAACGAGTGCCCTGCGCCACCCCTTCATCCTACTTTGTAGCCCGTGAGACTTACACAACCGTGTTCTTTGTCGACAAGCCAGGAAGCCATACGCCTAGCGTTTTATACATAGATTTCGACAGTGACGAAATCACAGAGGTCGATGCCATCTACACAGTGACCTCGACGCCTCGAAACAGCTTTAGCTACTTGAGTTATTCAAACACGCATTTCCAGATTTCGTTCAAGAACACAAGCTCACTTCTGATTCACGGTAGTGTTGAAGAGGATCCTGGAAAAAAAACCGATCGGGGCGCGGGCATCATGTCCTCGGGTTGGAAGACCGTCCACCCGTTCACTCTGGTCATGCGCAACGGTAAGTCCTACTGGCTGGACTTCCCTAAAAACGCCTATCTCGATGACAGCAAATATCCAGGGTACAGAGTCGTCGACAGCGCCGCCTCATTGCGTGAAAAACCCGGAAAATACGTGTTCGCCAAACCTACCTTCGATAGACGTCTTTTGAAAGCGGTTGCACAGCGTGTCGAATTCGATTCAGTGGCACACAGCTCGGTTTATTCGCTGGAAGGGCAAGCCTCATCCTACGACCTCTACCCGACCGACAATACATCCCTTCGGCTGTCGACCCCCGGGGCCGCGGCCAAAACCTCCAGCGGCTCGACCTGGAACATTTACACACTTCGCCTTGCAGAGAACATCACTCGGGAAGGGATAAACATTAACAACAACTTCCTGAAAATTGGAAGCGTCCATATTCAACTGCCAAATACCGAAGCGTCTGACATACCGCTGGAAACGATCAACGTTATTGTTTCTTCAGGGAGTCGCTATCGCATCGACCCCTTGTTCGAAGTTTCAGTCCTGCACGCCATTAATGCAAAAAGCTACCCAAGCATTGCCGCTGTTGTATCGGACATCATTAAACACAAACAAAATGACGGCCTTGTCGCCGAGCTGATCAGCATCGAAAACCTTCGAACGAATGACGCCACGCAAGGAAACATTTATTACGACACAGAAATTGACAACTGGACTATCGACACGGACTGGTCACGCAGCTTCAGAGTCGAAGACCTTGAGATTGTGAAATAA
- the nadD gene encoding nicotinate-nucleotide adenylyltransferase: MGDLDPTAQVTAGEPQPRRIGVLGGTFDPVHIGHLRGALEVAESLALDELRLTPSARPPHRGTPQVSAQDRLAMVECAVAGVAPLVVDARELQRDKPSYTIDTLELMRAELAASDQVFLLLGWDAFCGLPTWHRWEELLQHCHILVLQRPDADSEPPDALRNLLAARSVSDPLALKGPSGQIAFVWQTPLAVSATQIRQLLASGKSVRFLVPDAVLAYIDAHGLYRASN; the protein is encoded by the coding sequence TTGGGCGACCTTGACCCGACAGCCCAAGTGACCGCCGGCGAGCCGCAACCTCGCCGCATTGGCGTACTGGGCGGGACTTTCGACCCGGTACACATCGGCCATTTGCGCGGTGCGCTGGAAGTCGCCGAATCGCTGGCGCTGGATGAATTACGCCTGACGCCGAGTGCCAGGCCGCCTCATCGCGGTACGCCGCAGGTGTCGGCGCAGGATCGGCTGGCAATGGTTGAATGCGCGGTGGCCGGTGTGGCGCCGTTGGTGGTGGACGCGCGGGAGTTACAGCGCGACAAACCGTCCTACACTATCGATACCCTGGAACTGATGCGTGCCGAACTGGCCGCCTCTGACCAGGTTTTTCTACTTTTGGGCTGGGACGCATTTTGCGGCCTGCCCACTTGGCATCGCTGGGAAGAGTTACTCCAGCATTGCCACATCCTGGTGCTGCAACGCCCGGATGCCGACAGCGAACCGCCGGATGCCTTGCGCAATCTGTTGGCGGCACGCTCGGTGAGCGACCCGCTGGCCCTCAAAGGGCCGAGCGGACAGATTGCATTCGTCTGGCAGACGCCGCTCGCGGTATCCGCCACCCAGATCCGTCAACTGCTGGCCAGCGGTAAGTCGGTACGTTTCCTGGTGCCCGACGCGGTCCTGGCCTACATCGATGCGCACGGTCTCTACCGTGCGTCGAACTGA
- the rlmH gene encoding 23S rRNA (pseudouridine(1915)-N(3))-methyltransferase RlmH yields MRLRLIAVGSRMPKWVEEGWHEYAKRLPSELALELVEIPLNTRGKNADVARFIRQEGEAMLAKVGPNERVVTLEVHGKPWSTEQLAVELDRWRLDSRTVNFMVGGPEGLAPEVCARADQRWSLSPLTLPHPLVRILIGEQLYRAWTVLSGHPYHK; encoded by the coding sequence GTGCGACTGCGACTGATCGCCGTCGGTTCTCGCATGCCCAAATGGGTGGAAGAAGGCTGGCATGAATATGCCAAGCGCCTTCCGTCCGAGCTGGCGCTGGAACTGGTGGAAATACCGCTCAATACCCGTGGCAAGAACGCCGACGTGGCGCGCTTTATCCGTCAGGAAGGCGAAGCCATGCTGGCCAAGGTCGGGCCGAACGAGCGCGTTGTGACCCTCGAAGTCCACGGCAAGCCCTGGAGCACCGAGCAACTGGCGGTCGAACTCGATCGCTGGCGGCTGGACTCGCGCACGGTCAACTTCATGGTCGGCGGCCCCGAAGGGCTGGCGCCGGAAGTCTGTGCGCGGGCTGATCAGCGCTGGTCGTTATCGCCGTTGACGTTGCCGCACCCGCTGGTGCGGATTCTGATCGGCGAACAGCTGTATCGTGCCTGGACAGTGCTGTCCGGCCACCCTTACCACAAGTAG
- a CDS encoding bifunctional DedA family/phosphatase PAP2 family protein codes for MGPWLDSVTGWLAANPQWLAAAVFIVAFVECLAIAGLIVPGTVLLFAVAVLAGSGALSLSETLLLGFVAGVLGDVVSYFIGRHFHQNIRRLPGLRHHPEWIAGAESYFQRYGIASLLVGRFIGPLRPMLPMVAGMFDMPFPRFAAVSLLAAAGWSVAYLLPGWATGAAIRLPLPDGFWPEAGIVAGSIAVMVGLSITSSMRRHRKATVLISGMSFLILVGLFIGYPHLTALDQGVMTLVQEHRSPMLDEVAVTFTLIGEFRNMLVFSALLTGLLLLTRQWRQAIFAGGTLLFTALGNTFTKQFFARIRPEVLSDPFTSYSMPSGHASGSFALFLTLAVLAGRGQPPRMRLTWLLLGCLPALAISLSRVYLGAHWPTDVLAGAMLAACVCAASLWLSQRQTPLNPMPRKVWWLVLPPMVALFGFFALRYLPAAMLRYAY; via the coding sequence ATGGGCCCATGGCTCGATAGCGTGACCGGTTGGTTGGCGGCTAACCCGCAATGGCTGGCTGCGGCGGTGTTCATAGTGGCCTTTGTGGAGTGCTTGGCGATTGCCGGGCTGATCGTGCCCGGCACGGTATTGCTGTTTGCCGTAGCGGTACTGGCCGGCAGTGGTGCGCTGTCATTGAGCGAAACGCTATTGCTGGGGTTCGTCGCCGGGGTGTTGGGCGATGTCGTCTCCTACTTCATTGGTCGACATTTCCACCAGAACATCCGGCGCCTGCCAGGGTTGCGTCATCACCCGGAATGGATCGCTGGCGCCGAGTCGTATTTCCAGCGCTACGGCATTGCCAGCCTGCTGGTTGGGCGCTTTATCGGCCCGCTACGGCCAATGCTGCCGATGGTCGCCGGGATGTTCGACATGCCCTTCCCGCGCTTCGCCGCCGTCAGCCTGCTGGCCGCCGCGGGCTGGAGCGTTGCCTACCTGCTGCCCGGCTGGGCCACGGGCGCGGCCATCCGCCTGCCATTACCCGACGGGTTCTGGCCCGAGGCCGGGATCGTCGCGGGCAGCATCGCCGTCATGGTGGGGTTGAGCATTACCAGCAGCATGCGTCGCCATCGCAAGGCGACGGTACTGATTAGCGGCATGAGCTTTCTGATTCTGGTGGGACTGTTTATCGGTTACCCGCACCTGACCGCCCTCGATCAAGGCGTGATGACCCTGGTGCAGGAACACCGAAGCCCGATGCTCGATGAAGTGGCCGTCACCTTCACGCTGATCGGCGAGTTCCGCAACATGCTGGTGTTCAGCGCCCTGCTGACCGGTTTGCTGCTGCTCACCCGGCAATGGCGCCAGGCTATCTTCGCTGGCGGCACCCTGCTCTTCACCGCCCTGGGCAATACGTTCACCAAGCAGTTTTTCGCCCGCATCCGCCCGGAAGTGCTGAGCGATCCGTTCACTAGCTACAGCATGCCCAGCGGTCACGCCTCGGGGTCATTCGCCTTGTTCCTGACCCTCGCCGTGCTGGCCGGTCGCGGCCAACCGCCGCGCATGCGCCTGACGTGGTTGCTGCTCGGCTGCTTGCCGGCGCTGGCGATTTCCCTTTCACGGGTGTATCTGGGTGCGCATTGGCCAACGGATGTGCTGGCCGGCGCGATGCTGGCAGCGTGCGTGTGCGCGGCGAGCCTGTGGCTGAGCCAGCGCCAGACGCCGCTCAACCCGATGCCACGCAAGGTCTGGTGGCTGGTATTGCCTCCAATGGTGGCACTGTTCGGGTTCTTTGCATTGCGGTATTTGCCGGCGGCGATGTTGCGGTATGCCTATTGA
- a CDS encoding DNA-3-methyladenine glycosylase: MSNLTVNTSAAPSPTGLPDAFFDRDAQTLARDLLGKIIRHRVGDLWLSARIIETEAYYCEEKGSHASLGYTEKRKALFLDGGHIYMYYARGGDSLNFSAQGPGNAVLIKSAYPWVDELSGPASLAQMLLNNPDAQGRPRPSQKLCAGQTLLCKSLGLKVPVWDAKRFDHEVLLVENVGPAPAHIIQTTRLGIPQGRDEHLMYRFVDAAYAPYCTRNPLRRGQVEGRDYFLLT, encoded by the coding sequence ATGTCAAACCTGACTGTTAACACGTCCGCCGCGCCCTCTCCCACGGGGCTCCCGGACGCCTTTTTCGACAGAGATGCCCAAACGCTGGCCCGAGATCTACTGGGCAAAATCATCCGCCACCGGGTCGGCGACCTATGGCTCAGTGCCCGCATCATCGAGACCGAAGCTTATTACTGCGAAGAAAAAGGCAGTCACGCCTCCCTTGGCTACACAGAAAAGCGTAAGGCTTTGTTTCTGGATGGCGGCCACATCTATATGTATTACGCCCGTGGTGGCGATTCCCTGAACTTCAGCGCCCAAGGTCCCGGCAACGCGGTTTTGATCAAATCCGCCTATCCATGGGTCGATGAATTGAGCGGGCCGGCGAGTCTGGCGCAGATGCTGCTGAACAATCCCGATGCTCAAGGGCGGCCTCGCCCCTCGCAAAAGCTGTGCGCCGGACAGACATTGCTTTGCAAGTCGCTGGGCCTGAAAGTGCCGGTCTGGGACGCCAAGCGCTTCGATCATGAAGTGCTGCTGGTGGAAAATGTCGGCCCGGCGCCGGCTCACATCATCCAGACCACGCGCCTGGGCATCCCCCAAGGACGCGATGAGCATTTGATGTACCGCTTCGTCGATGCGGCTTACGCACCGTATTGCACGCGCAACCCGCTGCGACGGGGGCAGGTTGAAGGTCGCGATTATTTTTTACTGACTTGA
- a CDS encoding glutamate-5-semialdehyde dehydrogenase yields the protein MTESVLDYMTRLGRAAREASRVIGCASTAQKNRALQAAANALDAARAELTAANELDLAAGRANGLEPALLERLALTPERIDGMIVGLRQVAALPDPVGAIRDMSFRPSGIQVGKMRVPLGVIGIIYESRPNVTIDAASLCLKSGNATILRGGSEAIHSNRAIAACIQRGLAEAELPAAVVQVVETTDRAAVGALITMPEYVDVIVPRGGRGLIERVSRDARVPVIKHLDGICHVYVSAHADLPKAQRIAFNAKTYRYGICGAMETLLVDQAVARDFLPSMAAQFREKGVELRGCERTRAIIDAALATEEDWTTEYLAPILSIRVVDGLDQAIEHINKYGSHHTDSIVSENLADTRRFVAQVDSSSVMINTPTCFADGFEYGLGAEIGISTDKLHARGPVGLEGLTCEKYIVVGDGQLRGQASV from the coding sequence ATGACTGAGTCCGTTCTTGACTACATGACCCGCCTGGGTCGCGCTGCCCGCGAGGCCTCTCGCGTCATTGGCTGTGCCAGCACTGCGCAGAAGAACCGCGCGCTGCAGGCGGCTGCCAATGCGCTGGATGCTGCACGCGCCGAGCTGACGGCTGCCAATGAGCTGGATTTGGCGGCTGGTCGTGCCAATGGTCTTGAACCGGCATTGCTTGAGCGACTGGCGCTGACCCCGGAGCGCATCGACGGCATGATCGTCGGCTTGCGTCAGGTGGCGGCTTTGCCGGACCCGGTCGGTGCGATCCGCGACATGAGCTTCCGTCCGTCGGGCATTCAGGTCGGCAAGATGCGCGTGCCGTTGGGCGTGATCGGGATCATCTACGAATCCCGGCCCAATGTGACGATCGACGCTGCCAGCCTGTGCCTGAAGTCCGGTAACGCAACCATCCTACGCGGCGGTTCCGAGGCGATTCATTCCAACCGTGCCATCGCTGCCTGCATCCAGCGTGGCCTGGCCGAAGCCGAGCTGCCGGCCGCCGTGGTTCAAGTGGTCGAAACCACTGATCGCGCCGCCGTTGGCGCGCTGATTACCATGCCGGAGTACGTCGACGTCATCGTGCCCCGTGGTGGCCGAGGCCTGATCGAGCGGGTCAGTCGCGATGCGCGCGTGCCGGTGATCAAGCACCTGGACGGCATCTGCCACGTGTATGTCAGTGCCCACGCCGATTTGCCCAAAGCCCAGCGCATCGCTTTCAACGCCAAGACTTACCGTTATGGCATCTGCGGCGCGATGGAAACGCTGCTGGTGGATCAAGCCGTTGCCAGGGATTTCCTGCCGTCGATGGCTGCACAGTTCCGCGAAAAAGGCGTCGAACTGCGCGGTTGCGAACGCACGCGAGCGATCATCGACGCAGCGCTGGCCACTGAAGAAGACTGGACCACCGAGTACCTGGCACCGATTCTGTCGATCCGCGTGGTCGACGGACTGGACCAGGCCATCGAGCACATTAACAAGTACGGCTCCCACCACACTGATTCGATCGTCAGCGAAAACCTCGCAGACACCCGGCGTTTTGTGGCGCAAGTCGATTCTTCGTCGGTGATGATCAATACGCCGACCTGTTTCGCCGATGGCTTTGAATACGGATTGGGTGCCGAGATTGGCATTTCTACTGATAAGCTGCACGCCCGCGGCCCGGTGGGCCTCGAAGGGCTGACCTGCGAGAAGTACATCGTGGTCGGTGATGGTCAGTTACGCGGTCAGGCGTCGGTCTGA
- the mrdA gene encoding penicillin-binding protein 2, with the protein MSQPIRIKDHEKDARLVRGRVVFGAIAVVTLICVLIARLYFLQVIQYEYHSTLSENNRVHVQPIPPTRGLIFDRNGVVVADNRPSFSLSMTRERSGDWQQVLDVIVEVLELTPEDRVIFEKRMRQGRRPFEPVPILFELTEEQIARIAVNQFRLPGVEVVAQLVRHYPQGAHFAHSVGYMGRINEKELKSLDPVSYSGTHQIGKTGIERFYEPELHGQVGYEEVETNARGRVLRVLKRTEPISGKDIVLSLDIKLQEAAEAALGGRRGAVVALDPKTGEVLAMVSQPSFDPNLFVTGISFKAYSELRDSIDRPLFNRVLRGLYPPGSTIKPAVAIAGLDSGVVTASTRVFDPGYYMLPNYDHKYRNWNRTGDGYVDLDTAIMRSNDTYFYDLAHKLGIDRLSSYLGKFGIGQKVSLDMFEESPGLMPSREWKRATRRQAWFPGETLILGIGQGYMQSTPLQLAQATALVANKGVWNRPHLAKTVEGVKPKDENPMPDIILRDPSDWTKVNHGMQQVMHGARGTARKASIGAQYRIAGKSGTAQVVAIKQGEKYDRSKVQERHRDHALFVGFAPADNPQIVVSVMVENGESGSGVAAPVVRQVMDAWLLDQDGRLKAEYASPISAEATASDE; encoded by the coding sequence ATGTCCCAGCCGATCCGCATCAAGGACCACGAAAAAGACGCCCGTCTGGTGCGTGGTCGCGTCGTGTTCGGGGCAATTGCGGTGGTGACGCTGATCTGTGTGCTGATCGCGCGGCTGTATTTCCTCCAGGTGATTCAGTACGAGTACCACTCGACTCTGTCGGAAAACAACCGTGTCCATGTGCAGCCGATTCCACCGACGCGCGGGCTGATCTTCGACCGCAATGGCGTAGTGGTGGCCGATAACCGGCCCAGCTTCAGCCTGAGCATGACCCGCGAGCGTTCCGGCGACTGGCAGCAAGTGCTCGATGTGATTGTCGAAGTGCTGGAACTGACGCCCGAGGACCGGGTGATCTTCGAGAAGCGCATGCGTCAGGGGCGTCGGCCGTTCGAGCCGGTGCCGATCCTGTTCGAGCTGACCGAAGAGCAGATCGCCCGGATTGCGGTCAATCAGTTCCGTCTGCCTGGCGTGGAAGTGGTTGCGCAACTGGTTCGGCACTATCCGCAGGGTGCGCACTTTGCGCACTCGGTGGGGTACATGGGGCGGATCAACGAGAAAGAACTCAAGTCTCTTGATCCGGTGAGTTACAGCGGCACCCATCAAATCGGCAAAACCGGCATCGAGCGCTTCTACGAGCCGGAGTTGCACGGTCAGGTCGGTTACGAAGAAGTCGAGACCAACGCCCGTGGCCGCGTGCTGCGAGTGCTCAAACGTACCGAGCCGATTTCCGGCAAGGACATCGTCCTGAGCCTGGACATCAAATTGCAGGAGGCCGCCGAAGCCGCGCTCGGCGGGCGCCGAGGCGCTGTCGTTGCACTGGACCCGAAAACCGGCGAAGTGTTGGCGATGGTCAGCCAGCCGAGCTTCGATCCGAACCTGTTTGTCACCGGCATCAGCTTCAAAGCCTATTCCGAGCTGCGCGATTCCATCGACCGCCCGCTGTTCAACCGCGTGTTGCGTGGCCTGTATCCCCCGGGCTCGACGATCAAGCCCGCGGTGGCCATCGCCGGTCTGGATTCGGGGGTGGTGACGGCATCGACCCGGGTTTTCGACCCCGGTTACTACATGCTGCCCAACTACGATCACAAGTACCGCAACTGGAACCGTACCGGTGACGGCTACGTCGACCTGGACACGGCCATCATGCGTTCCAATGACACCTACTTCTATGACCTGGCCCACAAGCTGGGGATCGATCGCTTGTCGTCGTACCTGGGTAAATTCGGTATCGGCCAGAAGGTGTCTTTGGACATGTTCGAAGAATCGCCGGGGTTGATGCCGTCCCGCGAGTGGAAACGAGCGACCCGTCGTCAAGCCTGGTTCCCGGGCGAAACGCTGATTCTGGGGATTGGTCAGGGCTACATGCAGTCGACGCCGCTGCAACTGGCCCAGGCGACGGCGCTGGTCGCCAACAAAGGAGTCTGGAACCGTCCCCACCTGGCCAAGACTGTCGAAGGCGTGAAGCCCAAGGATGAAAATCCGATGCCGGACATCATTTTACGTGACCCGTCCGACTGGACCAAGGTCAACCACGGCATGCAGCAAGTGATGCATGGCGCCCGGGGGACCGCGCGCAAGGCATCGATCGGCGCGCAATACCGCATCGCCGGTAAAAGTGGTACGGCCCAGGTGGTCGCGATCAAGCAGGGCGAGAAGTACGACCGTTCCAAGGTTCAGGAGCGCCATCGCGACCACGCCTTGTTCGTCGGTTTCGCGCCGGCCGATAACCCGCAAATCGTAGTGTCAGTGATGGTCGAGAACGGCGAGTCCGGTTCCGGCGTCGCGGCGCCTGTGGTGCGTCAAGTCATGGACGCCTGGCTCCTGGACCAGGACGGCCGACTGAAAGCCGAGTACGCCAGCCCTATCAGTGCAGAGGCTACAGCCAGTGATGAATAA
- the rsfS gene encoding ribosome silencing factor, translating to MTDKDVTKVKRKGTFKSAPLPVEAPTGPELRGEELVKVAVAALEDVKAQDIQVIDVREKQSITDFMIIATGTSNRQIGAMLDKVREAVKAQGVKPLGEEGKGDSDWVLLDMDDVIVHMMTASARQFYDLERLWSGAEQSRALNAAHHSPENTHEHFIKLNKDQQ from the coding sequence ATGACTGACAAAGACGTAACTAAAGTAAAGCGCAAAGGCACATTCAAGAGCGCTCCGCTGCCAGTAGAGGCTCCAACCGGGCCGGAGCTGCGCGGCGAAGAACTGGTCAAGGTTGCCGTGGCAGCCCTGGAAGACGTCAAGGCCCAGGACATTCAGGTCATCGACGTTCGTGAAAAGCAGAGCATCACTGACTTCATGATCATCGCTACCGGTACGTCCAACCGCCAGATCGGCGCGATGCTGGACAAGGTCCGCGAAGCCGTCAAAGCCCAAGGCGTCAAGCCGCTGGGTGAAGAAGGCAAGGGCGACAGCGACTGGGTCCTGTTGGATATGGACGATGTCATCGTGCACATGATGACCGCTTCGGCCCGTCAGTTTTACGACCTGGAGCGCCTGTGGTCCGGTGCTGAACAGAGCCGTGCTCTGAACGCTGCTCACCACAGCCCGGAAAACACCCATGAGCACTTCATCAAGCTCAACAAAGACCAGCAATAA